In one window of Rathayibacter caricis DSM 15933 DNA:
- a CDS encoding helix-turn-helix domain-containing protein, which yields MQSTTAGARIEIELQEEEPSGLDEAAFPALLWRRQDQGWSHSALVSLINVVLNLDQDAPVTDSFHFVAAVRACWSAFLPHAVTTSEAVADSAAHTLARRALTSIETRALDPNFTVNRLAEELGVTRAYLWRVVKDETSTTPSDMLRAIRRRAAVAFTEESRKAGIRLTMDELAQKAGFGSVDSLRRALKTREHHDPLP from the coding sequence ATGCAGTCGACCACGGCAGGCGCGCGCATCGAGATCGAATTGCAGGAAGAAGAGCCATCGGGCCTCGACGAGGCGGCCTTTCCCGCGCTTCTCTGGAGGCGCCAGGATCAGGGGTGGTCGCATTCGGCGCTGGTCTCGCTCATCAATGTCGTGCTCAATCTCGATCAGGACGCCCCCGTGACCGATTCGTTTCATTTCGTCGCGGCTGTTCGGGCGTGTTGGAGCGCATTCCTCCCGCACGCTGTCACCACCTCGGAAGCCGTCGCGGACTCCGCTGCACACACGCTCGCACGGAGAGCCTTGACGAGCATCGAGACGCGAGCATTGGACCCGAACTTCACCGTCAATAGACTCGCCGAGGAATTGGGTGTCACCCGCGCCTATCTGTGGCGAGTAGTCAAAGACGAGACATCCACTACGCCCAGCGATATGCTTCGCGCTATCCGGCGCCGCGCGGCCGTCGCATTCACAGAAGAGAGCCGAAAGGCGGGCATCCGCTTGACTATGGACGAGCTGGCGCAGAAGGCGGGATTCGGCTCGGTGGACTCCCTTCGACGCGCCTTGAAGACAAGAGAGCACCACGACCCGCTCCCCTAG
- a CDS encoding helix-turn-helix transcriptional regulator, with protein sequence MNASSSERRIALTGPSAREWLRRRGWSLSEETGPQQLYADEIRRHDFVIRRQWTSTISGRWTALDPDITQVTLVIEGDARVEIGGKESRLHGGYAIWRDRRAKVSLESPTPLALMQIESAGVPRDFISAERGDGAVFEPLPALREMLAGQISATLNSEIEPSMNEFAYLQGSIEYATMALLLGVEKKARGRDLYHRAADILITRASDPELTLDEVAEELRISKSHVQRAFRNAGTTPLTFLERRRVTIARTLLEDGTSPTSEEVDSVARRAGFSSTRMMKDAFRREAARARKD encoded by the coding sequence GTGAACGCCTCCTCGTCCGAAAGGCGAATCGCGCTGACGGGGCCTTCCGCCCGGGAATGGCTGCGGCGACGAGGATGGAGCCTCTCGGAGGAGACGGGCCCGCAGCAGCTCTACGCCGACGAGATCCGCCGGCACGACTTCGTCATCCGACGACAGTGGACATCGACGATCTCCGGCCGGTGGACGGCGCTCGATCCTGACATCACCCAGGTCACCCTCGTCATCGAAGGGGATGCGCGAGTCGAGATCGGAGGGAAGGAGAGTCGCCTTCACGGCGGGTACGCCATCTGGCGGGACCGAAGGGCGAAGGTGTCGCTGGAGTCACCGACACCTCTCGCGCTGATGCAGATCGAGAGCGCAGGCGTCCCCCGTGATTTCATCTCGGCAGAGCGGGGCGACGGAGCCGTTTTCGAACCGCTTCCCGCGTTACGGGAGATGCTCGCTGGCCAGATCTCCGCCACGTTGAACTCCGAGATCGAGCCGTCGATGAACGAGTTCGCCTATCTGCAGGGATCGATCGAGTACGCGACCATGGCACTCCTGCTCGGCGTCGAGAAGAAGGCGAGGGGGAGGGATCTCTATCACCGCGCAGCCGACATCCTGATCACTCGCGCAAGCGATCCCGAGCTGACTCTCGACGAGGTCGCCGAAGAGTTGCGGATATCGAAGTCGCACGTGCAACGCGCCTTTCGAAACGCAGGGACGACACCCCTCACCTTCCTGGAACGAAGAAGGGTGACGATCGCTCGCACATTGCTCGAGGACGGCACGAGCCCGACGAGTGAGGAGGTCGATTCGGTCGCGCGCCGCGCGGGATTCTCGTCCACTCGGATGATGAAGGACGCGTTCCGGCGGGAAGCGGCTCGTGCGAGGAAGGACTAG